In Desulfovibrio desulfuricans, the genomic stretch GCTGGTTTTGAGGGCGGGCTTTTTCTTTCCACCCTTGCCAACCTCACCCATCCGGAAAGCCTGTTGCAGGCCAAAAAACTCGGCGCCAACCGTGTTATCCTGCCGCGCGAGCTTTCCATTGACGAAATCCGCACCATGGGCGAGGCCTGCCCCGAAGGCCTTGACCTTGAATGTTTTGTGCACGGCGCGCTGTGCTACTGCGTGTCTGGCCGTTGCTACTGGTCGAGCTACATGGGCGGCAAAAGCGGCCTGCGGGGCCGCTGCGTGCAGCCCTGCCGCCGCGTGTACCGTCAGGGCGGCCCCGCTGCCATTGCGCTTGTGCGCAATGCGGAACGTGAGGAACAGGACCGCATGCGCCAGGAACAGTCCCGCATGGACATTGCCCGCAAAAACCGCACCGGGCGTGATGGGCGTGACCCACGGGCCGGACGCGGCAGGCCGGACGACCGCAGAAATGAATCCTTTGACGCGCCACGCCGCCCCTCCTCGCGCGGGCAGGTGCGCGGCAAGGAGCACAACGGCCGCTGGTTCTCCTGCCTCGACCTTTCGCTGGACGTGCTGGCAAAAACCCTGCTGAACATCCCCCACCTTGTGTCGTGGAAGATCGAAGGCCGCAAAAAAGGCCCCCACTACGTGTATCACGTGGTCACGGCCTACCGCATGCTGCGCGACAATCCCGGCGATGCGCAGGCCCGCAAGGCTGCCGAAGAAATTTTGCAGATGTCCCTGGGGCGGCCCTCCACGCGCGCGCGCTTTTTGCCGCAGAAGGATCACACCATCCCCACCACCCCGGACGGTCAGACCAGTTCCGGTCTGCTGGCGGGCAAGATTCGCATCGAGCCTGAAGGCGGCGTGACGCTCAAGCCCTTCTTTGAACTGCTGCCGCAGGATTACCTGCGAGTGGGCGTAGAAGACGAGCGCTGGCATGCCACTTTGCCCGTAACCCGGCGCATTCCCAAGGGCGGCAGCCTTACCATGCGCCTGCCCAAGCACAAGACGCCCAAGGCTGGAACGCCCGTCTTTCTTATTGACCGACGCGAACCAGAACTCATGCGCATCATCAAAAGCTGGCAGGCGCGCCTTGAGGCCATGCCCTCCCGCCCCAGCAAGGCGGTGGAAAGCGACCCGCGTCTGCCCAAACCCATCAAGGCCAAAACCCGGCCCGACATGTATGTGCGCTCAAGCGTGCCCCACGGCAAGGAGACCCGCACTGGCCGCAGCCAGTTGCAGGCCCTCTGGCTTTCGGCGCGCAGCGCCGAGCTATCGCGCACGGTTGCCCCGCGCATGTGCTGGTGGCTGCCTCCTGTTATATGGCCTGATGAGGAAGAAACCATCCGCCGCTCCATCGGACGGCTGTGGCGCGACGGCGCGCGGCATTTTGTGTGCAACGCTCCGTGGCAGCGCGGCTTGTTCCCCGAGCAGCTTGAAGAAAACGCCGACCTGCTGGCAGGGCCTTTCTGCAACGCGGCCAATGCCTCGGCCCTTGGCATACTTGCCAGTATGGGATTTTCGGGCGCTTTTGTTAGCCCTGAACTGGCGCAGGAGGACATGCTGGCCCTGCCCGCGCAAAGCCCCCTGCCGCTTGGCGTCGTGCTTTCCGGCTACTGGCCCGTGGGCATCAGCCGTTTCGGCCTGCTGGGCGTCAAACCCAACGAACCCTTCCTCAGCCCCATGGGCGAACCCTTCTGGGCGCGGCAGTACGGCGGCAACATCTGGATTTATCCCGGCTGGCCGCTGGATATCACCGCCAAAAGGCAGGAACTGCTCTCGGCGGGATACGGTTTCTTTGCGCACATGCAGGAAAATCCGCCAGCTTCCGTGCCCGAAATGCGGCGCAAGAGCCTGTTCAACTGGGAAGGGGATTTGCTGTAAGGGGCGTGCCGCCCCTAACTCCGGGCGGCTGACCGCATTCGCAGCATCCTGACACATACTTGCGGGCCGCCGACAGAACATGGTTTCTGACGGCGGTCCTTTTTCCGGCGCAGGAAGCCCAATGCACACGGATGAACACTTTTACAACGCCCGACAGCTTTTTCCACGCGGGCTTGAGCAGCCGGAAGGCAGCCTGCGCTTTGGCGCGGACGCCCTCCTGGTGGCTGCCTTTGCCGCTCGCTATGTGGAAAGCCTGGCCGCGCCACGTCAGGCGCATCTGACTGCGGCAGAGCTTGGCTGTGGCTGCGGGGCTGCTCTGCTGGGGCTGGCCTTGCGTTGCGTTGGCATTACCGGGCTGGGGCTGGACAGGGAAGGGCCGCTCGTGCAGGCCGCCACGGCCAATGCCGCGCGCCTTGGCTTGACAGACAGGCTGCGCTTTGCCGAAGCTGATCTGGCCGACAGAAAACGCTTGTCAGAGCTGGCAGGCACAACAGGCGGCTGCCACGCCGGGGGGGTTGATCTGGTTCTGGCAAATCCGCCCTATGGAGTAGCCGGGAGGCCCTCGCCCCGCCATATACGGGAACGAGCGCTGCGTGGCGCACAGGGCGAGGAAAGCCGGGAATACGCGCTCCAGCTATTCTGCCGCGCTGCGGCCGCGCTGCTGAGACATCAGGGCTGTTTTTGCTGTATCTATGACGCTCCGGCCTTGCCGCAATTGTGCGCTGCCTTGAACGATGCGGGCCTTGGGCTGCGCCTCCTGCTGCCCGTCAGAACGCACAGGGCAAAACCCGCATTGCGGATTCTGGCTCTGGCCCGCAAGAATACCGCGCACGAAACCGTGATTCAAACGCCGCTGACGCTGCACACCGGGGCATCCACCAATGACAACTCAGGAACCAGCAAGGTCACAGGCGGCGGCAAACTTGGGCCTCGGTGGTCTACACAGGCGCTGCGCTTCTGCCCCTGGCTGGCCTGACGCAGGCTTTGCTGTGATCAATCCCGCACAGATTCCATCCCCACAGGGTGAATTATGAATTTTATAGCTGATCTGCACATCCATTCCCGTTTCTCGCGCGCCACAAGCAAGGCCCTCAATCCTCGTCATCTGGCGGCCTGGGCGCGCTGCAAAGGTATCAACGTACTGGGCACCGGGGATTTTACACATCCCCAGTGGCGGGCGGAACTGGCGGAGCAGCTCGTGCTGGACGAAACTACGGGACTGTACAGGCTGGCTGTGGAGCCGGAAACTCTGGATTTTATGGACTCCAAGGCTGGTCCCGGCATGCAGGAATCCGCCGACCCGCTGTTTCTGCTGCAGACGGAAATCAGCTCCATCTACAAACGCGGCGGCAAGGTGCGCAAGGTGCACAACCTTGTGTTTGTGCCTACTCTGGAAGATGCGGAGCGCCTTTCGTTGCGGCTGGCGCAGATCGGCAACCTTAATGCCGATGGCCGCCCCATCCTGGGGTTGGACTCGCGCGACCTGCTTGAAATCATGCTAGAATGCGCGCCCGGTTCAGTGATGATCCCCGCCCATGTGTGGACGCCCTGGTTTGCGCTTTTCGGCTCCAAGTCAGGCTTTGACAGGCTTGAAGACTGCTACGGCGATCTTTCGGAACACATTTTTGCGCTGGAAACGGGCCTTTCGTCCGACCCGGCCATGAACCGCCTGATCAGCAGGCTTGACGGCTACGCTCTTGTGTCCAATTCGGACGCGCATTCCGGGGCCAACCTTGGGCGCGAGGCCAATCTGTTTGCGGGCCGCCCCAGCTATGCGGGCATGTTTGCGGCCCTGCGCGCCTCTGCCCGGCGCGAAGACCAGAGCAATCTGGACTGCCGTTTTCTCGGCACCATGGAATTCTATCCTGATGAAGGCAAATACCACCTTGACGGGCACCGCGCCTGCAACGTGGTGCTGGAACCTAAAGAATCGCTGGCTCTTGGCAACATCTGCCCGGTCTGCGGCAAGCCGCTCACGGTCGGCGTGCT encodes the following:
- a CDS encoding peptidase U32 family protein; translated protein: MNDTFSTSADHLNISAPTPARPEILAPAGDAPSFLAALAAGADAIYLGLKHFSARMQAENFGLTELSRLTDLAHAENARVYVAMNTLVKPNEPAQAYRLAARLARQVRPDGLIVQDLAMLDLARQAGFEGGLFLSTLANLTHPESLLQAKKLGANRVILPRELSIDEIRTMGEACPEGLDLECFVHGALCYCVSGRCYWSSYMGGKSGLRGRCVQPCRRVYRQGGPAAIALVRNAEREEQDRMRQEQSRMDIARKNRTGRDGRDPRAGRGRPDDRRNESFDAPRRPSSRGQVRGKEHNGRWFSCLDLSLDVLAKTLLNIPHLVSWKIEGRKKGPHYVYHVVTAYRMLRDNPGDAQARKAAEEILQMSLGRPSTRARFLPQKDHTIPTTPDGQTSSGLLAGKIRIEPEGGVTLKPFFELLPQDYLRVGVEDERWHATLPVTRRIPKGGSLTMRLPKHKTPKAGTPVFLIDRREPELMRIIKSWQARLEAMPSRPSKAVESDPRLPKPIKAKTRPDMYVRSSVPHGKETRTGRSQLQALWLSARSAELSRTVAPRMCWWLPPVIWPDEEETIRRSIGRLWRDGARHFVCNAPWQRGLFPEQLEENADLLAGPFCNAANASALGILASMGFSGAFVSPELAQEDMLALPAQSPLPLGVVLSGYWPVGISRFGLLGVKPNEPFLSPMGEPFWARQYGGNIWIYPGWPLDITAKRQELLSAGYGFFAHMQENPPASVPEMRRKSLFNWEGDLL
- a CDS encoding tRNA1(Val) (adenine(37)-N6)-methyltransferase: MHTDEHFYNARQLFPRGLEQPEGSLRFGADALLVAAFAARYVESLAAPRQAHLTAAELGCGCGAALLGLALRCVGITGLGLDREGPLVQAATANAARLGLTDRLRFAEADLADRKRLSELAGTTGGCHAGGVDLVLANPPYGVAGRPSPRHIRERALRGAQGEESREYALQLFCRAAAALLRHQGCFCCIYDAPALPQLCAALNDAGLGLRLLLPVRTHRAKPALRILALARKNTAHETVIQTPLTLHTGASTNDNSGTSKVTGGGKLGPRWSTQALRFCPWLA